A region from the Triticum aestivum cultivar Chinese Spring chromosome 3D, IWGSC CS RefSeq v2.1, whole genome shotgun sequence genome encodes:
- the LOC123073961 gene encoding uncharacterized protein — protein sequence MDSAMLSLTCAGLGAGEEDDDGGIVGYVKGDHCLDTTPTLLAFPCQGKPMSLEAHGPGGDRPEKPRRYEVTKMRSPCYSFRPAHHTLQVIVVKAATGKRGGFGTRQVIESMLSPPWKGLNSA from the exons ATGGACTCAGCGATGCTCTCGCTCACCTGCGCGGGCCTCGGGGCCGGGGAGGAGGATGACGACGGAGGCATCGTCGGCTATGTCAAGGGAGACCACTGCCTCGATACCACCCCTACTCTCCTCGCCTTTCCCTGTCAAGGGAAACCAATGTCGCTGGAGGCGCATGGCCCCGGCGGCGACCGGCCGGAGAAGCCGCGCCGCTACGAGGTCACGAAGATGAGGAGCCCCTGCTACTCCTTCCGTCCCGCCCACCACACGCTCCAG GTCATTGTTGTGAAGGCCGCCACGGGAAAGCGTGGGGGATTTGGCACAAGGCAGGTGATCGAGTCTATGCTCTCTCCTCCATGGAAAGGCCTAAATTCAGCTTGA